The Myxococcales bacterium genome includes the window ATCAGGCGGCGTACAGTGGCTCATGTTGGCTGTGCCAAGGAGCTAACTGCTTGCGCAGGGCGCCGCGCGCGCGCGACAGGCGCGACATCACGGTGCCGATGGGAATCTTGAGATCGGCGGCGATCGCGGCGTAGGCCATCTCCTCGACGTCGGCGCGCTCAAACACCTCGGCGAAGCGCGCGTCGAGCTGCGCCACCGCGCTGGTAAGCGCGTCTCGCAATTTTGCGGCATCGACGTCGACGTGGGCGACATGGCTGTGGGTGGCGTTCACCAAGACCTCGCCTTGCTCGGTGACCGCGCGCCGCTCGCGCTTGCGGCGGCGATACTGATTGATAAACGTATTGCGGGCGATGCGCAGGAGCCAGGCGCGCGCGTTGGTCTCGGGCGTAAACTGATGCCAATGTGATAGCGCCTGCGCAAACGTATCCTGGGCGAGGTCGGCGGCGCGCTCCTGATCTTTGCAGAGGTAGCGCGCGAGGCGCAGCACATCGGGGTACAGCGGCATGCAAACGGCGGCGAATTCGTCTTTGGCTGCGATCATGAGGCTTGCTAGAGCAAGCAAAATGCCAAGCCGCGCGCGCCCGCGGCGCCTTGTAACCTACTGAAAAAATGGCGCTAAATTATCGCGGCAGGCGTTGCCGGCGGCAGGCGTGTCAGTAAGGACAC containing:
- a CDS encoding sigma-70 family RNA polymerase sigma factor; the encoded protein is MIAAKDEFAAVCMPLYPDVLRLARYLCKDQERAADLAQDTFAQALSHWHQFTPETNARAWLLRIARNTFINQYRRRKRERRAVTEQGEVLVNATHSHVAHVDVDAAKLRDALTSAVAQLDARFAEVFERADVEEMAYAAIAADLKIPIGTVMSRLSRARGALRKQLAPWHSQHEPLYAA